TACAAATCGGTTGCCGGGCTTCATCGGGCCTGTCCCTCCGCCGCTCTCGATAAGAAATATGTTGTTGTAGGATTTTATAAGTTCATGTAGTTTATGCTTTATAATGTGAACGTAACTTCCGAATTATCAGTTATATCCATGTAACATTCGATTGAAACTCAGTATATTCCAAGTATTCCGATTTGTCAAAGGGAATTATTTCTTTTCCATATTTTGTTGATATAACTATAAGAGGCTGTTAACGTTTCACAGACCATATCGATGCCCTGACGCATTTCCTGCACATGCTGATTCAGATCCTCCAATTTCACTTTACCTTGCAAGGTCTGGTGTAACTGCCACAGGTCATCGTGCATTTCTGAGTTCATGTAGTGAATTTCCATATTACGTCGTTTGCGCAGCTTGCTCATCGGCTCACGATAAGAGTCCTTGATCTGTATTAATTGCAACGCAAGATCATGATGTTCCCTCGCATAGTCAAACTGCCTTAACACAGTAAAATAAGAAAAATGCGCTTTGGTATTTGAAGTATTCAACTGGAATATTTCATTTAATACCGTGC
This Paenibacillus xylanexedens DNA region includes the following protein-coding sequences:
- a CDS encoding Cthe_2314 family HEPN domain-containing protein, encoding MLRTLLGEKPRINEGKLKAAMDAMAHTLELFQRQMHVDHDPTHDYRKLYVWTQGLISSLDELEQSCFAAAHFRKKVVAGSTDDMTPTEKAEYARYVYFYKDGFIRCFAILDKVGTVLNEIFQLNTSNTKAHFSYFTVLRQFDYAREHHDLALQLIQIKDSYREPMSKLRKRRNMEIHYMNSEMHDDLWQLHQTLQGKVKLEDLNQHVQEMRQGIDMVCETLTASYSYINKIWKRNNSL